Proteins encoded within one genomic window of Brassica rapa cultivar Chiifu-401-42 chromosome A09, CAAS_Brap_v3.01, whole genome shotgun sequence:
- the LOC103838756 gene encoding uncharacterized protein LOC103838756, translated as MCSAFLWSGSPAQTHKAKVSWEEVCYSKDEGAFFTMGLPHKALVSEDVNSEGWCVRGNRSRRFQTLYNQILAEPIPDANLGDDIVMWKHGEYDYQEKFASSSTWEQIRPQRDKVYWRNVVWFLQGVPRYAFITWLDVLNRLSTGDTMRSWVIIQGCGLCGERDETRDHMFSLVRTHLRSGKDW; from the exons ATGTGTAGTGCTTTCCTCTGGTCAGGATCACCAGCACAGACTCATAAAGCAAAGGTAAGTTGGGAAGAGGTGTGCTACTCCAAGGACGAAGGAG CCTTCTTCACTATGG GCCTTCCTCATAAGGCTCTAGTTAGTGAAGATGTTAATTCAGAGGGATGGTGTGTTAGAGGCAACCGAAGTAGGCGGTTTCAAACTCTTTATAATCAGATCCTTGCAGAGCCAATTCCTGATGCAAATCTTGGTGATGATATTGTGATGTGGAAGCATGGAGAGTATGATTACCAGGAAAAATTTGCTTCCTCAAGCACATGGGAGCAGATACGACCTCAAAGGGATAAGGTTTACTGGCGAAACGTAGTGTGGTTCTTGCAAGGAGTTCCACGTTATGCATTCATCACTTGGCTGGATGTATTGAATAGACTCTCCACAGGAGACACAATGAGGAGCTGGGTTATAATTCAGGGCTGTGGGCTGTGTGGAGAGCGGGATGAGACAAGAGATCACATGTTTTCGCTTGTCCGTACTCATTTACGGTCTGGGAAGGATTGGTGA
- the LOC103838584 gene encoding thioredoxin H7, whose product MGSNVSSVHDVPSSTETKNGLVVEMESRRQWRSLFDSLKGSNKLLVIDFTAAWCGPCKAMEPRVKEIVSRYPEAVFARVDVDRFMDVAGTYRANTLPAFVFVKRGEEIDRVVGAKPDELVYKIEKHRV is encoded by the exons ATGGGTTCCAACGTTTCATCTGTGCATGATGTTCCTTCATCAACGGAAACCAAGAATGGTTTGGTTGTGGAAATGGAATCAAGAAGACAGTGGAGATCCCTCTTTGATTCCTTGAAAGGCTCAaataaattg CTAGTGATTGATTTCACGGCTGCATGGTGTGGACCTTGTAAAGCAATGGAACCTAGAGTTAAGGAGATCGTTTCTAGGTACCCAGAAGCTGTTTTTGCGAGGGTTGATGTGGATAGATTCATG GATGTGGCTGGGACATATAGAGCAAATACACTTCCAGCTTTTGTTTTTGTGAAGAGAGGAGAAGAGATTGATAGGGTTGTTGGAGCCAAACCTGATGAACTTGTGTACAAGATTGAAAAGcatagggtttaa
- the LOC103838585 gene encoding dnaJ homolog subfamily B member 1: MLFNTQNRVPHSAWHVLPDTHSTLSSSSSPSSRLLFILLLKLSSAILSDPNLTFSDCSELRKPMGVDYYNVLNVPPSASEDDLKKSYRRLAMKWHPDKNPSSKKEAEAKFKQISEAYDVLSDPHKRQIYDQYGEDGLKSSDVPTPPTQTQRSYSSSNNDDAGFRYYPRDAEDIFNEFFGASGDAFGGGGRRESVNGGGSRFRSAEAGSQTSRKATASRKAPAIESKLACTLEELYKGGRRKMRISRVVPDGLGKPKTVEEILKIDITPGWKKGTKITFPEKGNHEPGVTPADLIFVIDEKPHSVYKRDGNDLIVDKKVSLLEALTGITISLTTLDGRNLTIPVLDIVKPGQEIVIPNEGMPISKEASKRGDLRINFDICFPSRLTLEQKTDLKRVLGGAGVDN; the protein is encoded by the exons aTGTTATTCAATACACAAAACCGTGTACCACATTCTGCTTGGCATGTTCTACCTGACACGCACTccactctctcttcttcttcttctccttcctcacGCCTCCTCTTTATTCTCCTTCTCAAACTCTCCTCTGCAATACTCTCCGATCCAAATCTAACGTTCTCAGATTGTTCTGAATTACGAAAACCAATGGGGGTCGATTACTACAACGTACTGAACGTGCCCCCAAGCGCGAGCGAAGACGATCTGAAGAAATCGTACAGAAGACTAGCGATGAAATGGCATCCCGACAAGAACCCTTCGAGCAAGAAAGAAGCTGAAGCTAAATTCAAACAGATCTCCGAAGCTTACGATGTCCTGAGCGATCCTCACAAGCGTCAGATCTACGATCAATATGGCGAGGACGGGCTCAAGTCTTCCGACGTACCAACTCCGCCTACGCAAACGCAGCGGAGCTACTCCTCCTCCAACAACGACGACGCTGGGTTTCGGTATTACCCGCGAGACGCTGAAGATATATTCAACGAGTTTTTCGGCGCGTCGGGGGATGCGTTCGGCGGAGGAGGAAGGAGGGAGAGTGTCAACGGAGGAGGAAGCAGGTTCAGAAGCGCCGAGGCGGGGAGTCAGACGAGTAGGAAGGCGACGGCGAGTAGGAAAGCTCCGGCGATTGAGAGCAAGTTGGCTTGTACTCTCGAGGAGTTGTATAAAGGTGGGAGGAGGAAGATGCGAATCTCTCGCGTTGTTCCTGATGGTCTCGG GAAGCCAAAGACAGTGGAAGAGATTTTGAAGATAGATATAACACCAGGATGGAAGAAAGGAACAAAGATCACATTCCCGGAGAAAGGAAACCATGAACCAGGAGTCACTCCTGCTGATCTCATCTTCGTCATCGATGAGAAACCGCACTCGGTCTACAAAAGAGATGGAAACGATCTGATTGTAGACAAGAAAGTCTCGCTTTTGGAGGCTCTAACGGGGATCACTATCAGCCTAACAACGCTAGACGGGAGGAATCTGACTATACCGGTTTTGGATATCGTTAAACCGGGTCAGGAGATTGTGATCCCTAACGAAGGAATGCCTATCTCTAAAGAAGCTTCCAAGAGGGGAGATCTTAGGATCAACTTTGATATCTGTTTCCCTTCGAGGCTAACATTGGAACAGAAGACAGACCTTAAGAGAGTTCTTGGTGGAGCTGGAGTTGACAATTAG
- the LOC103838586 gene encoding uncharacterized protein LOC103838586 has protein sequence MDFFQKAKAVRLRSHHDKYLIADEDEESVTQERNGSAGAAKWTVEPVPGSSNLIRLKSAYGKYLTASNKPFLLGATGRKVLQTNPSRLDSSLAWEPIRDGALVKLKTRYGHFLRGNGGLPPWRNSVTHDIPHRSATQDWILWHVDVVEILTDQHQLQQKQQEPPSPLHHSDSLDFEPGSPSRSNRFFRQESTDSVAVGSPPKSEGRVIYYHVADDEGEVEDDSVEVKSFTFKGNGVEELTKRLKEESNVDDVIVCTRSPLNGKLFPLRLQLPPNNADMTVVLVPVSSKIAEGFIK, from the exons ATGGACTTTTTCCAGAAAGCCAAAGCCGTTCGTTTACGGAGCCACCACGACAAGTACCTAATCGCCGACGAAGACGAAGAGTCCGTCACTCAAGAACGCAACGGCTCGGCAGGCGCAGCCAAATGGACCGTGGAGCCAGTCCCAGGCTCCTCCAATCTCATCCGCCTCAAAAGCGCTTACGGCAAATACTTAACGGCGTCAAACAAACCGTTTCTCCTCGGAGCCACCGGAAGAAAAGTCCTGCAGACCAATCCGAGCCGTCTCGACTCGTCTCTCGCTTGGGAACCCATCAGGGACGGTGCTTTGGTCAAGCTCAAGACACGTTACGGTCACTTCCTTCGCGGTAACGGTGGCTTGCCTCCGTGGAGAAACTCCGTCACTCACGATATTCCTCACAGATCGGCGACTCAGGATTGGATTCTTTGGCACGTCGACGTCGTCGAGATTCTCACCGATCAACACCAGCTCCAGCAGAAGCAGCAGGAGCCTCCGTCTCCGCTTCATCATTCTGATTCTCTGGATTTCGAACCTGGATCTCCTTCTAGATCTAACCGTTTCTTCAGACAGGAG TCAACGGATTCAGTAGCGGTCGGATCGCCGCCTAAATCGGAAGGGAGAGTGATATACTACCACGTGGCGGATGATGAGGGTGAAGTTGAGGATGATTCAGTTGAGGTGAAGTCGTTTACTTTCAAAGGCAATGGGGTTGAAGAGCTGACTAAGAGGTTGAAAGAAGAGAGCAATGTGGATGATGTTATCGTTTGTACTCGTAGTCCTTTGAACGGCAAGCTTTTCCCTTTGCGTCTTCAGCTTCCGCCCAATAATGCCGACATGACTGTTGTTTTAGTTCCAGTCTCATCGAAAA TAGCAGAAGGGTTCATCAAGTGA